The genomic segment GGTACGAGTGTTTTAATGGCACTTTTAGCACTCATTTTATTCAGGTCTTTTGCAATACCAGATAGAGCTTGCGCTGCCATCACCCAGACGACAGTTAACCATTCATTAGGAACGAGTAGCATTGATAATGCAATCACTTGCATACCAAGGCCGATATTCATGGTGCGATTTAATCCTACCCTCGCACCTAACCAGCCACCCACTAGGTTAGTCACAACACCAAAAATTTCATAAAACAAAAACAACATCGCAATTTCAATCGGGCTATACCCTAGCCCATGAAAGTGCAGCACCACCAGCATCCGCAAGGCACCATCAGTTAATGTAAACGCCCAATAGTTGCCGGTCACAATTAAGTATTGTTTTATTTCACTAGGCAAATTTGCCAATTTAGTCATAAAAGACATCGCAATAACCCTGTTTACTCTATCCGCTCCCAAATTGACTAGGAGTTAGCTTTATCTTGTAAACCCACTAAACGCATTAACTCTGCGGTGCGGTTTGCATAGCCCCATTCATTGTCGTACCACACGTATAATTTTACTTGAGTACCATTTACCACCATGGTCGATGGAGCATCAATAACTGCTGAACGAGGATCAGTTTTATAATCAATAGACACAAGTGGTCTTGTTTCATAACCCAGCACCCCCGCTAGAGGGCCTGCAGCAGCCTCACTCAATAATGCGTTAACTTCCGCTTCCGTGGTATTTCGGCTCACCTCAAACACACAATCTGTAATTGAAGCATTGGCTAATGGCACACGAATAGCGTGACCATTTAAGCGCCCTTTTAATTCAGGGAAAATATGAGTGATTGCCGTAGCCGATCCCGTTGTTGTTGGAATAAGGCTCATGCCACACGCTCTTGCACGACGTAAATCTTTATGGGGTGCATCAAGGATTGTTTGGGTGTTTGTAATGTCATGAATCGTTGTCATTGAACCATGCACAATCCCAAGTGATTCATGAATCACTTTAACCACTGGTGCTAAACAGTTTGTAGTACATGATGCAGCGGTAACAATCGGATGGATAGCTTGATCGTAATCTTGATGGTTTACGCCCATAACGACATTTAACACACCGTCTTCTTTTACTGGAGCAGTAACCACAACACGTTTTACACCTTGATCTAAATAAGCTTGTAATTTTGCTTTGGTCTTCATCACACCTGATGCTTCAATCACCACATCACAATTAGACCAATCGGTATCTGCAATCGCTTTATTCGCTGTACAAGTGATTTTATGACCATTAACCTCAATGACATTATCATTGGCGATAGCTTCATGTTCCCAGCGACCATGGACAGAATCAAAGTTAACCAGATGCGCTAACGTCGCAGCATTACCAGCAGGATCGTTAATCTGGATAAACTCAACATCTTCCCAATCAAACGCAGCACGAAAAGATAAACGTCCCATACGGCCAAAACCGTTAATTCCTACTTTAATTGTCATAAGTCACCTTCTTAATTCATTCATCGTAATTTGTCGTGTTGGTTTTACAGCCCAGTGTATTTGTCATTGCGCTGCATGTGCGTTAAGCAAGGTTAGCAGCACATTTCTTTAGGTCGATTAGGCATCTCGGCCAATCGTTTTACATCATTGGCAATAAATTCACTATTAGACTCAGCAGTTTGAGCAATCATAGTTTGTATCCATTGCGGTAGTTGAGGATTTACTCGGTAATAAACCCATTTACCTTGGCGTCTATCAACAAGCAGTTCTTCTTTTCGTAGCTGAGCGAGATGGCGAGAAATCTTCGGCTGACTGTCATTTAACGCGGCCATTAACTCACACACACACAGTTCATGATTAACTGAAATAAGGAGTAAACTGCGTAGGCGAGTTTCATCAGCTAGGCATTTAAAAAAGACATTGGGTTGCATAAGCACTCTCTCACCACTTGGCTCATATCCTAGAAATGGATGATAAAAGCCGCACAGTTAAATCAAATAATATGCCGACAATATATATGGATAAATACATATATGCAATTCCGTATACGTTTTTTTTAGCTAGATAAAAATGGTTTGATAATCTAAGTTAAAAAGCATCAAATTAACTCATTGTTTTGATATAAAAAAACCGACGCAATGGCATCGGTTTTTATTCACATGAAATAGCTCATTTATACACTAGGCGTTGTCGGCTTCAATCGTTCGGCCAATAAAGTAGCATTTCTTGCAACAATGCCATAAATCGATAGCTGAGGGTTTGCGCCTAAGCTAGTTGGGAACATTGAGCCGTCCATAACTGATAAGTTTTCGAAATAATGAGACTGCCCTTCACTGTTAATCATTGAGATGCTTTTATC from the Shewanella japonica genome contains:
- a CDS encoding ArsJ-associated glyceraldehyde-3-phosphate dehydrogenase is translated as MTIKVGINGFGRMGRLSFRAAFDWEDVEFIQINDPAGNAATLAHLVNFDSVHGRWEHEAIANDNVIEVNGHKITCTANKAIADTDWSNCDVVIEASGVMKTKAKLQAYLDQGVKRVVVTAPVKEDGVLNVVMGVNHQDYDQAIHPIVTAASCTTNCLAPVVKVIHESLGIVHGSMTTIHDITNTQTILDAPHKDLRRARACGMSLIPTTTGSATAITHIFPELKGRLNGHAIRVPLANASITDCVFEVSRNTTEAEVNALLSEAAAGPLAGVLGYETRPLVSIDYKTDPRSAVIDAPSTMVVNGTQVKLYVWYDNEWGYANRTAELMRLVGLQDKANS
- a CDS encoding metalloregulator ArsR/SmtB family transcription factor, yielding MQPNVFFKCLADETRLRSLLLISVNHELCVCELMAALNDSQPKISRHLAQLRKEELLVDRRQGKWVYYRVNPQLPQWIQTMIAQTAESNSEFIANDVKRLAEMPNRPKEMCC